In one Staphylococcus lutrae genomic region, the following are encoded:
- a CDS encoding metal ABC transporter permease — MIDALLNFEFIRYSFISGILIGLIAPLIGTFVVVRRLSLIADALSHVTLGGISFGMFLLTLSPLFSFINPIWTGILFAIIGALLIEYLRNSYKNYQEIAIPIIMSTGIGLSAIFISLAKGFNQELVGLLFGSISAVSLSDLVTIIMISVLVLLFIMLFYKELFILSFDTEYSQVIGIPRWIQFLFIVIVALVISASMRVIGVLLVSALITLPVAIAMRWTKGFKQFILISIIVGESAVITGLVSAFYLNISPGGIIVVILVIMLGLTLFYQSFVYGKFKGVKRYENGRSNSYIKK, encoded by the coding sequence ATGATTGATGCGTTATTGAATTTTGAATTTATCAGATATTCATTTATTAGTGGGATTTTAATCGGACTCATTGCACCGTTGATTGGTACTTTCGTTGTGGTTCGACGCTTATCTTTAATTGCTGATGCATTAAGTCATGTCACTTTAGGCGGGATATCATTTGGAATGTTTCTACTCACATTGTCACCGTTGTTCTCTTTTATAAATCCTATTTGGACAGGCATTCTCTTTGCGATTATAGGCGCACTTTTGATAGAATACTTGAGAAATTCTTATAAAAATTATCAAGAAATTGCCATTCCTATTATTATGAGTACTGGGATAGGATTGAGTGCTATTTTCATTTCTTTAGCCAAGGGATTTAATCAAGAACTCGTAGGCTTATTATTTGGTTCAATTAGTGCTGTGTCACTGAGTGATCTAGTGACCATTATTATGATTTCTGTGTTGGTCTTGCTTTTTATCATGTTATTTTATAAAGAACTATTTATTCTCTCATTCGATACAGAGTATAGTCAGGTCATTGGGATACCCAGATGGATACAATTTTTGTTTATTGTCATTGTAGCACTCGTCATTTCTGCATCTATGCGTGTGATTGGTGTACTCTTAGTGAGTGCGTTAATCACATTACCCGTTGCAATTGCGATGCGTTGGACAAAAGGATTTAAACAATTTATTTTGATTAGCATAATAGTTGGGGAAAGTGCTGTGATTACAGGGCTGGTTTCAGCATTTTATTTAAACATTTCACCAGGTGGGATCATTGTTGTGATTTTAGTGATAATGTTAGGCTTGACACTTTTTTATCAGTCCTTTGTTTACGGAAAGTTTAAAGGAGTGAAGCGCTATGAAAATGGACGAAGCAATTCGTATATTAAAAAATAA
- a CDS encoding metal ABC transporter ATP-binding protein — translation MSQPVFELKNIDFFYEQKKVLENINIRINNGEFLAIVGPNGAGKSTLLKLILGILPIQKGEILIDGESYHKKLTTDKISYVSQKASSVTAGFPATVQEVVLSGLTRKKRLFKWFNKKDDAKVDQVLKRLHISSLKHKNIAQLSGGQQQRVLIARALVSDPTVLVLDEPTNGIDAKHVKEFYDTLNHLKEEGVTIILVTHDIGVVADTATEVACLNKHLHFHGAVSEFKSLNEVEISKIYGHPIKFVDHKHDRDCCYD, via the coding sequence ATGTCCCAACCTGTATTTGAATTAAAAAATATAGATTTCTTTTATGAGCAAAAAAAGGTGCTTGAGAATATCAATATTCGTATCAACAATGGCGAATTTTTAGCGATTGTAGGCCCTAACGGAGCTGGTAAATCAACACTGCTTAAACTTATTTTAGGTATTCTCCCCATTCAAAAAGGTGAAATACTTATTGATGGCGAATCATATCACAAAAAGTTAACAACGGATAAAATAAGTTATGTGTCTCAGAAGGCGTCCTCCGTAACTGCAGGGTTTCCTGCAACGGTTCAGGAAGTCGTATTAAGTGGTTTAACGCGTAAAAAGAGATTGTTCAAATGGTTTAATAAAAAAGATGATGCTAAAGTTGATCAAGTTTTGAAAAGGCTCCATATTTCATCACTAAAACATAAAAATATCGCGCAATTATCAGGTGGACAACAACAACGCGTTTTGATTGCGCGTGCTTTAGTCTCTGATCCAACCGTTTTAGTTTTAGATGAACCAACGAATGGAATTGATGCTAAACATGTCAAAGAGTTTTATGATACATTAAACCATCTTAAAGAAGAGGGTGTGACGATTATTCTTGTTACGCATGATATTGGTGTCGTCGCAGATACGGCAACCGAGGTAGCATGTTTAAACAAACATTTGCATTTTCATGGTGCAGTCAGTGAATTTAAATCATTGAATGAAGTTGAAATCTCAAAAATATATGGTCATCCAATCAAATTTGTCGATCATAAACATGATAGGGATTGTTGTTATGATTGA
- a CDS encoding deoxyribonuclease IV, whose product MLIGSHVSMSGKKMLEASAEEAHQYGASTFMIYTGAPQNTRRKAIEELNIEAGQAAMQRYQLSNIVVHAPYIINIANTKKPDVFELGVNFLQNEIERTEALGAKDIVLHPGAHVGAGVDLGIQRIIEGLNEVLTNQNDVRIALETMAGKGSEIGRTFEEIARIIEGVTHNERLSVCLDTCHIHDAGYDIVNDFDGVLDEFDRIIGVDRIKVVHVNDSKNPIAAHKDRHENIGFGHIGFDALNYIVHHEQFKNIPKILETPYVGEDKKNKKPPYRYEITAFKNNTFDPEMKNKIMADMS is encoded by the coding sequence ATGTTAATTGGATCACATGTCTCTATGAGCGGAAAGAAAATGTTAGAAGCGTCAGCCGAAGAAGCACATCAATACGGTGCTTCAACGTTTATGATTTATACAGGTGCGCCACAAAACACACGACGTAAAGCAATTGAGGAATTGAATATTGAAGCAGGTCAAGCAGCGATGCAACGCTATCAATTATCCAATATCGTTGTGCATGCCCCTTACATCATTAACATTGCTAATACTAAAAAACCCGATGTTTTTGAGCTAGGCGTCAACTTTTTGCAAAACGAAATTGAGCGGACAGAAGCACTAGGCGCCAAAGATATTGTCCTACATCCTGGGGCACACGTTGGCGCTGGTGTTGATCTTGGCATCCAACGTATCATTGAAGGATTGAATGAAGTATTAACCAATCAGAATGATGTGAGAATCGCATTAGAAACGATGGCAGGTAAAGGATCTGAAATCGGAAGAACATTTGAAGAAATCGCTCGAATTATCGAGGGTGTCACGCACAATGAAAGGCTATCAGTTTGCCTTGATACATGCCATATTCATGATGCAGGTTACGATATTGTGAATGACTTTGATGGTGTTCTGGATGAATTTGATCGCATTATCGGTGTAGACCGTATTAAAGTTGTTCACGTTAACGATAGTAAAAACCCTATCGCTGCACATAAAGATCGTCATGAAAATATTGGTTTTGGTCATATTGGATTCGACGCATTAAATTACATCGTACATCATGAACAATTCAAAAACATCCCAAAAATTTTAGAAACACCTTATGTGGGTGAGGACAAGAAAAACAAAAAACCACCTTATCGTTACGAAATTACAGCATTCAAAAATAATACATTTGACCCAGAGATGAAAAATAAAATTATGGCCGACATGTCATAA
- a CDS encoding DEAD/DEAH box helicase — translation MAKHPFDQFRFDSELIEAISALNFNQPTEIQQRVIPKIMKRVNLIGQSQTGTGKSHAFLLPIFQQLDVAVHEPQAIIVAPTRELATQLYQAAVQLSEYKKDVKVSLFIGGTDFDKDKQKTTVQPQLVIGTPTRINDLAKIGVLHVHLAHQLVIDEADLMIDLGLIQEVDQIAAKLDNDAKMAVFSATIPKSLHPFLNKYLEHPEFVEVKSEAKNKKSIEFYLIPTKGTQKIEKAVSLLNIINPYLAIIFCNSRESANQLSNELQQQGIQVGMIHGGLTPRERKQQMKRIRNLDFQYVIASDLASRGIDIEGVSHVINFDVPKDIDFFTHRVGRTGRGNYKGVAMTLYTPEEAYLIEAIENKGYHFENVDIINGELKPIKAHNTRQLRKKQDDHITQQVKHKVKRNTKKKVKPGYKKKFQQELEQLKRQEKRQFSRRKNRQSRKK, via the coding sequence ATGGCAAAGCATCCATTTGACCAATTTCGCTTTGATTCAGAGCTAATTGAAGCAATATCGGCATTAAATTTTAATCAACCGACTGAAATTCAACAGCGTGTTATTCCTAAAATCATGAAGCGTGTTAATCTTATTGGTCAATCTCAGACAGGTACAGGAAAGTCACACGCCTTTTTGTTACCTATATTTCAGCAACTTGACGTAGCCGTTCATGAACCACAGGCTATTATTGTTGCGCCAACGCGTGAACTTGCAACACAATTATATCAAGCCGCAGTTCAATTAAGTGAATATAAAAAAGATGTCAAAGTCAGTTTATTTATCGGCGGAACAGATTTTGATAAAGATAAACAAAAAACAACGGTACAGCCACAACTTGTAATTGGTACACCAACACGCATTAACGATCTAGCCAAAATTGGTGTATTACATGTCCATTTGGCACATCAATTAGTGATTGATGAAGCAGATTTGATGATTGATTTAGGTTTAATACAAGAAGTAGACCAAATTGCCGCTAAACTTGACAATGATGCAAAAATGGCCGTTTTTAGTGCAACGATTCCAAAGTCACTTCATCCATTTTTGAATAAATATTTGGAACACCCAGAATTTGTTGAGGTGAAGAGTGAGGCTAAAAATAAGAAAAGTATTGAATTCTACTTAATCCCAACAAAAGGCACACAGAAAATTGAAAAAGCCGTCTCGTTATTAAACATTATAAACCCTTATTTAGCAATCATATTTTGTAACAGTCGAGAAAGCGCTAATCAACTCTCGAATGAATTACAACAACAGGGCATTCAAGTCGGCATGATTCACGGAGGATTGACACCACGTGAGCGGAAGCAGCAAATGAAACGAATTCGTAATTTAGACTTCCAATATGTCATTGCGAGTGATCTTGCATCCCGGGGAATTGATATCGAAGGCGTCAGTCATGTGATTAACTTCGATGTGCCAAAAGATATTGATTTCTTTACACATCGCGTTGGTCGTACCGGCAGAGGTAATTATAAAGGTGTTGCCATGACACTCTATACGCCGGAAGAAGCCTATCTCATCGAGGCAATTGAGAACAAAGGCTATCATTTTGAAAATGTCGATATTATTAATGGGGAGTTAAAACCGATTAAGGCACACAACACGCGCCAACTTCGAAAAAAACAAGATGATCATATTACACAACAAGTGAAACATAAAGTTAAACGTAATACAAAAAAGAAAGTGAAACCTGGATATAAAAAGAAATTCCAACAAGAGCTTGAACAACTTAAACGTCAAGAAAAACGACAATTCAGTCGTAGAAAAAACCGTCAGTCTAGAAAAAAATAG
- a CDS encoding 4-hydroxy-3-methylbut-2-enyl diphosphate reductase translates to MEIIKITPRGYCYGVVDAMVIARNASLDPNLPRPIYILGMIVHNKHVTDAFESDGIITLDGPNRLEILDQIDEGTVIFTAHGVSPEVKNRAKEKGLTCIDATCPDVENTHQLIRDKKEQGYHVVYIGKKGHPEPEGAVGVAPDIVYLVETKEDVEQLPSTLNDHPLIVTNQTTMSQWDVMHLMETLQEKFPHIEQHKEICQATQVRQEAVANQAGAADLLIVVGDPKSNNSNRLAQVSKDIAHTHSYRIADISQLDLSWLEGVQTVAVTAGASTPTPIVKEVIHFLNQYDPMNPETHVTTSHVPVEKILPKIKKAKPVKIME, encoded by the coding sequence ATGGAGATTATTAAAATCACCCCACGTGGTTATTGTTATGGTGTTGTAGATGCTATGGTGATTGCTCGTAATGCATCGCTAGATCCTAATCTACCTCGCCCTATTTATATATTAGGTATGATCGTGCACAACAAACATGTGACAGATGCATTTGAATCAGATGGAATTATTACGTTAGACGGACCGAATCGATTAGAAATATTAGATCAAATTGACGAAGGAACAGTAATTTTCACTGCACATGGCGTTTCTCCAGAAGTTAAAAATCGTGCAAAAGAAAAGGGATTAACATGCATTGATGCGACTTGTCCTGATGTTGAAAATACCCATCAATTGATTCGAGATAAAAAAGAACAAGGTTATCATGTTGTTTATATTGGTAAAAAAGGACATCCTGAACCAGAGGGCGCTGTAGGTGTTGCACCAGATATTGTTTATCTTGTTGAAACAAAAGAGGATGTAGAACAGTTACCTTCGACATTGAACGACCACCCACTCATTGTTACGAATCAGACGACCATGTCACAATGGGATGTCATGCATTTAATGGAAACTTTACAAGAAAAGTTTCCGCATATTGAACAACACAAAGAGATTTGCCAAGCGACGCAAGTTCGTCAAGAAGCTGTTGCAAATCAAGCAGGTGCAGCGGATTTACTTATTGTTGTGGGAGACCCTAAAAGTAATAACTCTAATCGTTTAGCTCAAGTATCTAAAGATATCGCACATACGCATTCATATCGTATCGCTGATATATCACAACTCGACTTATCTTGGCTCGAAGGGGTTCAAACCGTGGCAGTAACGGCCGGTGCTTCGACACCAACACCGATTGTTAAAGAAGTGATTCATTTTCTAAATCAGTATGATCCGATGAACCCTGAAACACATGTGACAACCTCTCATGTACCAGTTGAAAAAATTCTGCCTAAAATTAAAAAAGCAAAGCCTGTAAAAATTATGGAGTAA
- a CDS encoding Nif3-like dinuclear metal center hexameric protein — MKLSALLTILNREVPFHTAESWDNVGLLVGDPQSEVTGIITTLDCTLQVVKEAIDKNCNTIIAHHPLIFKGIKNITQDGEYGSILYLLIQNDINLIALHTNLDVHPEGVNAMLASKLGLENQQLLSLEKEEYYKVQVYIPKVAADTFKHALSQHGLAREGNYEYCFFNMQGEGQFKPIGDATPHIGQINEIETVQEIKIEFMIESSQVELTKNLIHKHHPYETPVYDFIRMVRSGNYGLGIIGELPQASAVETFVNSVKHALHMPSVRFIGQRDAMIKRVAIIGGAGMGYEQLAFQRGADLFITGDIKHHEALDAKTAGINLLDINHYSEYVMKEGLIHLLNRWIDTPLDGPIVASQIHTDPYDYM; from the coding sequence ATGAAATTAAGTGCATTATTGACGATTTTAAATCGAGAAGTCCCTTTCCATACTGCTGAATCTTGGGATAATGTTGGTTTATTAGTCGGGGACCCTCAAAGTGAAGTCACTGGAATCATCACGACCTTGGATTGTACATTACAAGTCGTGAAAGAAGCAATAGACAAAAACTGTAACACGATTATTGCACACCATCCATTGATTTTTAAAGGCATTAAAAACATTACACAAGATGGGGAATATGGTTCGATTTTATATTTATTGATTCAAAACGATATTAATTTAATCGCGTTACATACCAATTTAGATGTACATCCAGAAGGCGTCAATGCAATGTTGGCGAGCAAATTGGGACTGGAAAATCAACAATTATTAAGTCTTGAAAAAGAGGAATATTACAAAGTTCAAGTTTATATCCCTAAAGTGGCGGCAGACACATTTAAACATGCACTGAGCCAACACGGGCTCGCTCGTGAAGGAAATTACGAATATTGCTTTTTTAACATGCAAGGCGAAGGGCAATTTAAACCGATTGGGGATGCAACACCACATATCGGCCAAATTAATGAAATTGAAACAGTCCAAGAAATTAAAATTGAATTCATGATTGAATCCTCACAAGTTGAATTAACTAAAAATTTAATTCATAAGCATCATCCTTATGAAACCCCTGTCTATGATTTCATTCGTATGGTGCGGTCTGGCAACTATGGTTTGGGCATTATAGGTGAATTGCCACAAGCCAGTGCCGTTGAAACGTTTGTCAATTCGGTAAAACACGCGCTTCATATGCCAAGTGTGCGTTTTATCGGTCAACGCGATGCAATGATAAAGCGTGTCGCAATCATTGGTGGTGCAGGGATGGGTTATGAACAACTCGCATTTCAACGTGGAGCAGACTTATTTATTACTGGAGATATCAAACATCATGAAGCACTCGACGCTAAAACGGCAGGAATCAATCTGTTGGATATCAATCATTATAGTGAATATGTAATGAAAGAAGGGCTCATCCATTTATTAAATCGATGGATAGATACACCGCTTGATGGTCCAATCGTTGCTTCCCAAATTCATACTGATCCTTATGACTATATGTAA
- a CDS encoding tRNA (adenine(22)-N(1))-methyltransferase, with product MIPINKRLEKVSEYVRGDVLADIGSDHAFLPIYCIQTGKIVRAIAGEVIQGPFQSALSNVRQHGFQQQIDVRLGNGLTIIKSTDQIDTVTICGMGGPLITRILTEGIPFIANHPRLILQSNIQSEPIRRFLQDHGYQITTEVLVKERAHIYEIIVADSGKMNLTEKDFKFGPFLHTEPNRLFIEKWERELTALHDIKQQLHPEKHQQRYQEIEKQENEIKEVLAR from the coding sequence ATGATTCCGATTAATAAACGACTGGAGAAAGTGAGTGAATATGTTCGAGGTGATGTCCTTGCAGACATCGGTTCTGATCATGCTTTTTTACCGATTTATTGTATTCAAACAGGTAAAATTGTTCGTGCGATTGCAGGGGAAGTCATCCAAGGCCCTTTTCAATCCGCACTTTCAAATGTCAGACAGCATGGATTTCAACAACAGATCGATGTCCGTTTAGGAAATGGACTGACGATTATCAAATCAACAGATCAAATTGATACAGTGACGATATGTGGTATGGGAGGACCATTAATCACACGAATTTTAACCGAGGGGATACCATTTATCGCCAATCACCCACGCCTCATATTGCAGTCCAACATTCAAAGCGAACCCATCCGACGATTTTTACAAGATCACGGTTATCAAATCACGACTGAAGTGCTAGTCAAAGAACGTGCCCATATTTATGAAATTATTGTTGCTGATTCTGGCAAAATGAACCTAACTGAGAAAGATTTTAAATTTGGCCCATTTCTTCATACGGAACCCAATCGTTTATTTATTGAAAAATGGGAACGAGAATTAACGGCACTTCATGATATTAAACAACAATTACATCCTGAAAAACATCAACAGCGTTATCAAGAAATCGAAAAGCAAGAGAATGAAATTAAAGAGGTGTTGGCACGATGA
- the rpoD gene encoding RNA polymerase sigma factor RpoD, with amino-acid sequence MSDNQVKVIKKETIDPALTLEDVKKQLIEKGKKEGHLSHEEVADKLQNFDMDSDQMDEFFDMINDNDIQLINEKDSSDTDDKLNPNDLSAPPGVKINDPVRMYLKEIGRVDLLSAQEEIELAKRIEQGDEVAKARLAEANLRLVVSIAKRYVGRGMLFLDLIQEGNMGLIKAVEKFDFSKGFKFSTYATWWIRQAITRAIADQARTIRIPVHMVETINKLIRVQRQLLQDLGRDPAPEEIGEEMDLPPEKVREILKIAQEPVSLETPIGEEDDSHLGDFIEDQEAQSPSDHAAYELLKEQLEDVLDTLTDREENVLRLRFGLDDGRTRTLEEVGKVFGVTRERIRQIEAKALRKLRHPSRSKRLKDFMD; translated from the coding sequence ATGTCAGATAACCAGGTAAAAGTAATTAAAAAAGAAACCATTGATCCGGCACTCACATTAGAAGATGTAAAAAAACAGCTTATTGAAAAAGGTAAAAAAGAAGGTCATCTAAGTCATGAAGAGGTAGCAGATAAATTACAAAATTTTGACATGGATTCTGATCAAATGGATGAATTTTTCGATATGATTAATGACAATGATATTCAACTCATCAATGAAAAAGACAGTTCTGATACAGATGATAAATTAAATCCAAATGATCTCAGTGCACCTCCAGGCGTTAAAATTAATGATCCTGTCAGAATGTATTTGAAAGAAATTGGACGTGTAGATTTGTTGAGTGCGCAAGAAGAGATCGAACTTGCGAAACGTATTGAACAAGGTGACGAAGTGGCAAAAGCGCGCCTCGCTGAAGCCAACTTACGTTTAGTTGTCAGTATTGCGAAACGTTATGTCGGACGCGGTATGCTGTTCTTAGACTTAATCCAAGAAGGTAATATGGGGCTCATTAAAGCGGTTGAAAAATTTGATTTCAGTAAAGGGTTTAAATTTTCAACGTATGCGACATGGTGGATTCGCCAAGCCATCACGCGTGCGATCGCTGACCAAGCACGTACAATCCGTATTCCAGTTCATATGGTGGAAACGATTAACAAACTCATTCGTGTACAACGTCAATTATTACAAGATTTAGGACGTGATCCAGCACCAGAGGAAATTGGAGAAGAGATGGATTTACCGCCTGAAAAAGTACGTGAAATCCTTAAAATCGCACAAGAACCTGTATCACTTGAAACACCGATTGGAGAAGAGGATGACAGCCATCTTGGTGATTTCATTGAAGACCAAGAAGCACAGAGTCCTTCCGATCATGCTGCATATGAATTGTTAAAAGAACAGTTAGAAGATGTTTTAGACACTTTAACTGATCGTGAAGAAAATGTTTTACGTCTTCGTTTTGGATTGGATGATGGTCGTACACGTACACTTGAAGAAGTTGGGAAAGTCTTCGGTGTGACACGTGAGCGTATTCGTCAAATCGAAGCAAAAGCATTACGTAAATTAAGACATCCAAGTCGAAGCAAACGCTTAAAAGACTTTATGGATTAA